A window of Polyangia bacterium genomic DNA:
GGCGCCGACGGAATCCTGGTCGGCCCGACGGCGGCGACGGCGATGCCGTTCTCCGGTTTGAGCGCGCTGGTGGTGGTCAGCTCGCACCAGGATCCGCTGGTCGACGCCGCGCACGTGGCGCTGCCGATGGCGGCCTGGGCCGAGGTGGACGGCACGTTCACCAACAAGATGGGAATGGTCCAGCGCATCCGCTCGGCGGTGCCACCGGCCGGTGATTCGCTGCCAGGCTGGGACATCCTTTGTCACCTGGCGCGCAAGCTGGGCGCGACCATGGACTGGGATGCCGCCAAGACCGTCTTCGCCGAGGCCAAGCAGAAGCTGCCGTTCATGAGAGACGCCGACTGGGGCCGCGCCCGCCTGCCGGTGCAACTGCGCTTCGCCAATTCACGAGGCTAACCGACGATGGAATACGGAACGCAAGCATTCGACGCCTTGGCGGCGACGGCGAAGATCCTGTTCATGATCCTGGGATTCGCCATGCCGCTGGCGTCGATCCTGACCTGGCTCGAGCGCCGGCAGTCGGCGATGATGCAGGACCGCCTGGGCCCGAACCGCGCCAACATCGGTCCCATCCGCGCCTGGGGCATCACCCACTTTCTCGCCGACGCCCTGAAGTTCATGTTCAAGGAGGACTTCGTGCCGCCCAAGGCGCACAAGTTCTTGTTCATGTGGGCGCCGATCATGGCCATGGCCCCGGCGTTGATCGTGTCGGCCATCGTGCCGTTCGGCGCGCCGCTGTGCTGGGGGCACATCCTCGACAAGGGAAGCGTCTGCGAAAGCCCGGTGCCGCTGCAGATCGCCCGCCTGGACGCCGGGATGCTGTTCTACTTCGCCATCGCCTCGCTGTCGGTGTACGGCGCGACGCTGGCCGGGTGGGCGTCGCACAACAAGTGGGCGATGATGGGCGGCCTGCGCGCCAGCTCGCAGATGATCTCGTACGAAGTGACATTGGGCATGTCGATCCTGGGGTCGTTCCTGGTCTTCGGCACGCTGGAGCCAAGCGCGATGGTGGCGCAACAGACGTCGTTCCTGGACGTCCACGACCTGGCCCACAGCTGGGGGATCTTCTCGCAGCCGGTGGGCTTCCTGTTGTTTCTGACCGCCGCCATCGCCGAGACCAAGCGCACCCCGTTCGACATCCCCGAAGGCGAGCCGGAGATCATCGGTTACTTCGTCGAATACTCGGGCCTGCGCTTCGGCATGTTCTTTCTGGGCGAGTTCCTGGAGATCGTTTTCTCCAGCGCCATCATCGTGACCATCTTCCTCGGTGGCTGGCACATGCCGGATATCTTTGGCCTGAACACCTACTTGATGGAGCACCTGCCCAACATTGGGTTCGTGCTGTTCAGCATGCTGATCTGGGGCGGCAAGGTGTTCTTGTTCTGTTCGTTCCAGCTGCTCATTCGCTGGTCGTTGCCGCGCTTCCGGTCGGATCAGCTGATGCGTCTCGGCTGGCAGCGCCTGTTGCCGGTGTCGATCGCCAACGTGGTGCTCACGGCGCTGGTCATCCTTTACTTTCAATCGCGATAAACGAAAGGCAGCGTCTTCATGGCCATCGGAGTCAAGGTCGTCAGTCGCCCCGGCAGCCTGGGCCAGCAGACGTATTTGCCGGCTATCGCCGAAGGATTGGGCGTCACGTTCCGCCACTTCGCCAAGAACTTCATCGGCAACCTGGTCGGGCTGCGCGCCAAGACCGACATCGTGACCATCCAGTACCCCGAGGAAAAAAAGAAATACCCCGAGCGGCACCGCGGCCTGCACCGCCTGATGTTGCGCGACGACGGCCAGACCCGCTGCGTGGCCTGCATGATGTGCCCGACGGCCTGCCCCGCCCACTGCATCACCATCGTCCCCGAGGAAGCGCCCGACGGCCGCATCGAGAAGCGGCCCAAGATTTTTGAGATCGACGAGCTCCGCTGCGTGGTGTGTGGTCTGTGCGCCGAGGCTTGCCCGTGCGACGCCATCCGCATGGACACCCTGGAGCACGCCATGCCGACGTACCGTCGGGTGGACGCCATCTTGGATCGCGAGGAGCTTCTGTCGCGCGGTACGCGTTCGGAGGCCAAGCAAGGTGGCGTGGGCGCCTTCTGGCGCGAGAAGGTGAAGGGCGAGCCACAGACACCGCCCGCCGCCAACGTCGTGCCCGCGGGTTCGCCCCCCGGCCCAACGGAAAAGTCAAAGCAAGAGAGTTGATCGCGGGCGCGCGGCGCATTGCGCGCCGAAGGTCCTTGACCGCTGGTGCGCCGCTGGCCATGCTGGAACGCGGACCTTCTGCATGGCTCGACACGGAGAGGAATTCTTTTCCCTACAAGAACGAAATAGGGAGCCGCCCCTGACCGATGGATGTGCACGCCCGCGAGTCGGGAAGCCCGATGCGGTTATCACTGTGGCTCCCCCCTTACGAAGGTAGGGGCTGAGAATTCTCCCCGATCGGCCGAGGTGGAAGGTTCACATTTTTTTTGTCATTTCGTCTGGGCCAACGCCAGTAGCCGCTCTTCCATCAGGCGCGCGTCCGACCGCTCGAAGCCGGCATTGACGTAACGGAGGATGCCGTGGGTGTCGACGATGTACGAGGTCGGCATCTTGGACGGCTGCAAAAGCTCGGGGACCTTGCCCTGCGGGTCGTGGGCCAAGGTCAGCGACCAGCGCGGGCGTGACTTCAGGAAGGTCATGGCGCTGGCCCGCTGCTCGTCGACGGAGACGGCGATGATCTCCACGCCCTTGTGTTTCAGCCGCGCCGCCATGTCATCCAGCATCGGCATCTCTTCTTTGCACGGCGCACACCACGATGCCCAGATGTCCACCAGCACGACCTTTCCGCGCAAGGCGCCAAGGTCGACGGAGCGTCCCCCCTCCAGCGTCTTGACGACGATCGCCGGCATGGGCTGACCGACGCCGTTGCCTTGCTCGGCGCGTTCGCCGCCCCCGACTGACGCGCAGCCGGCCAGACAAAGCAATCCCCCCACAAGGGTTCGGTTCAAGCTGGCCATCGTCACGCCCGGCCATTTTATTCCTCGTCGCCGCCGCGAAGCAAAACCGACGCGAAGACGCCCGGAAAAGCCGACCACCCTGTGCGCTTTTCCGCTCGATCATGACCCGTTCTTCCGCGTCCGGCCGCTCGAAAATCAGTAGGCGAAGCGACGGACGCTGACGTTCATCACCAGGCCCAGCGCGACCATGATGGTCAGGATGCTGGAGCCGCCGTAGCTGATGAGCGGCAGCGTCACGCCGACCACTGGCAGGATGCCGCTGACCATCCCGACGTTGATGGCCACGTGCCAGAACAGCAGCGCCGCTACGCCGACACAGACTGTGGCGCCGAAGCGATCGCGCGCCTCGCTGGCGATCTTGATGCTCCACAAGATCAACGCCAGGTAGGCCAGCAAGACCACCAGCGAGCCGACGAAGCCCCACTCCTCGGCCCACACGGCGAAGGGGAAATCCGTCCACAAGGCCGGGAAATGCCGCAGGCGGATCTGCGTGCCGTGCAGGAAGCCCTTGCCGGTGAAGCGCCCCGACCCGATGGCGTTCAGCGCCTGCCGGGTCTGGTACGCGCCCTGCGAGTTCGGGTTCAAGAACGCTTCGAAGCGCTTGCGCTGATAGTCGCGCAGCAGGTGCTGATAGATGGGAAACGCCGCGATCGTCGCCAGCCCCAGGATCACCGCCAGGGTCTTCAGCTTCAGCCGCGCGGTCAGCATGATGGTGATGAAGATGAGCAGGATCAGGAACGCCGTCCCGAAGTCCGGCTGCGCGGCGATCAGCAACGCCGGCGCGCTGGCGATGGCCACCGGCAGAACCATGTGGCGAAACGATCGTCCCTCCAGCGCCGGCGAGTCGTTGAGGTATTTCCCCAGCGCCACGATGGTCAAGACCTGCATCATCTCTGATGGCTGGATGTGGAACGGCCCCATGTCGAACCAGCGCCGCCCGCCGCCCACCATCTTGCCGAAGATCAGCACGCCGACCAGCAAGGCCAGGCCCGCGCCGTACATCACGTAGCTGAGCCTGCTGATGGTGCGGTAGTCGAACGACGCCACCGCCAGGAAGACCACCGTGCCCAAGGCCAGCCAGGAGATCTGCTGGGTGAACAGCTGCGACTGGCGCTCGTGAACCGCGCTCCACAGGTTTGCCAGACCCAGGGCGACGACGATCAGCGCGCAGATGGTCAGGGCCCAGTCGAAACGGAACCGCAGCTTGCGCCAGGAGATCACCCGGGGCATCAGCATCAGGGCGCCTTGTCTTCGAACGTGAAACGCGTGACGCCTGCGGCGGAAGCTGGCGCGGCCTTGGGCACCGCCGGCGCGGCGTCCGGCGGTGACGGCGACCGCGATGGGTCGGACGCGTCCAGGCTGATGGTGTCCTCGGCCAGCCGCCCCAGCCGGTGGCGCGGCAACCCGACGCGCGGGGCGTTTTTCTGGTCGGGCGCCACCGTGTCGAAGTAGTTGCGCACGATCTCCACCGCCAGCGGCGCCGCTACCTCGCCACCGTGGCCGCCGTGTTCCACCAGCACGGCGAAAGCGATGCGCGGCCGCCCGGCCGGCGCGAAGCCCACGAACCAGGCGTGGTCGTCTTGCTCCCACGAGCCAGCACCCTCGCCCCGGTGGGTCATCCGGTGCACCTGCGCCGTGCCGGTCTTGCCCGCGATCTCGATGTCGTGGGGATGGACCTTGTACGCGGTGCCCTTCGGTTCGTTGACCACGCCCACCAGCGCCTGGCGCAGGAAGGCCAGGTTCTCTGGCGCGATCGACAGCTCGCGCCGCACGCGCGGCGCGAAATCTTCCAGCACCTGTCCGTCGGGCGCTTCGACCCGCTCGACGATTTGAGGCAGCCACAGCTTGCCACCGTTGGCGATCGCCGCGTACAGGGTGGCCATCTGCAGCAGCGTCACGCGCGTCGAGCCCTGGCCGATCACCGCGTTCAGCGCCTGGCCCACCTGAAAACCTTCGTTGTGCGGATCCAGGCGCTTCTGCTCGCGGTACCAGGCCTCGGTGGGGAGGAAGCCGCCCTCTTCGCCGTTCAATCCCAACCCGGTGGGCGCGCCCAATCCCATATCGGCGCCGAACTTGGCCAGGCGATCGATCATCCCCGGCCGCGCGCCCAGCTCGAAAAAGTAGACGTTGCAGCTTTGCACGATGGCCTCGTACATGCTGACCGTCAGGTGGGTCTTGGTGCACTTGAACCGCCGGCGGCCCAGCTCAAACCAGCCGTGGCACTTGGTCTTGTCGTCGACGGTGATGACACCGTCTTCCAGCGCCGCCAGCGCGGACACCGCCTTGAAAGTCGACCCCGGGTAATAGGTCTCGTTCAACGTCTTGTCGCGCAGCGGGTGATAGCGATCGGCCAAAATTCGCTGCTCCGCCTCCGGCGACAGGCGCCCGGACATTTCGTTCGGATCGAAACCGGGCCGCGAGGCCATGGCCAGGATGCGGCCGGTGTCCACGTCCAGCACCACCGCGCCGGCGGCGCGCTGGCCACGCAGCGCCCGCTCGACGATCTTCTGCACCTCGACGTCCAGGGTGAGAAAAACGTTGTTGCCCTGCACCGCCACCTGGCGCGTGGGTCCGTCGACCAGCTCGCGGATGTCGGTCTTGGGCAGCCCGCGGTGGTCGACGACGATCTTCTCGAAGCCGGGCCGCCCGCGCAGGTAGCCTTCCCACTGCCGTTCGATCCCGGTGCGGCCGACCAGATCGCCGGCCCGGTAGCTTTCGTCTTTTTTCGCGCGCAGCTCGTCGGGCGAGACCTCGTTCATGAAACCGAGGACGTGGCTGGCCAGGGCGCCGTAGGGATATTCGCGGCGCGGGACCGACACGATCTTCGCGCCCGGCACGTCCAGCCCGGTTTCGATGGCGGCCATCGCCTCGCGCGAGATGTCCTCGGCCAGCAGCACCGGGCGCTCCTTGTCCTTGCTTTGATCTTTGCCGGCGGCGCTGGCGGCGGCTTGCTCCTGACGTTCGTTCTGGACCCGGTCCCAGACCTCCACAGCTTGCTCGGCGTCCATGCCCAGCACGCCGCGCAGACGCTCGAAGCCTTCGCTGGTCAGCGAGCGCGGGTTGACGTACAGGTTGAACCCCGGTCGCACCGTGGCCAGCACGCGGTTCTTGCGATCGCGGATCTGCCCGCGCACGCCGGCCAGCACGTCGGTGCGAATGATGCTGTCCGAGGTCAGCTTGTAGAACGTGTCGCCTTCGATGACCTGCAGATAAAACAGCCGCCCGCCGATCGCCAGGAAGGCCAGCACCACGAACAACCCGAAGTAACGCGCCCGACGGCGCATCTCCGGAAGTTCAGCGTCTTGCCCGGCTATCTCCATGCGAGGCGCTTCATCGCAAGGTCATCCCGTCGCCGGCGGCGCGCGGGCCGCGGGCCAACCCCACGCGCGAGCGCGTGGCATCGATGCGCCCGTCGATGCGGCGCAAAAGCCCCAGGACGATCGGGCCGCAGAATCCGGTCAGCAGCGCTTCCAGCGGTGCCTGGCGAAGACCGCCGTATCCGCCCTCCGGCGACACCTGCGCCCGCACGATCACGATCAACAGTGCCGACAACAGACTGGCCACGAACGACGTCGCCGCGGGCAGCGCCAGGCCGGCCACCGTCACCCGCGTCGACAGCGCGCGGGCGAAGAGCACCATCAGTACGAAAACCAAGCTGTGCACCCCTTGCGGCGCACCCGACACCAGATCCAGCAGATAGCCGGTCATGAAAGAAACCACCGCCGCGGAGGACACCGACCACTTGGGCGACAGGCCGACGTGCAGCACGACCAGCAGGCCCAGGCTGGGCGCCGCCATGCGCACCGGCGCCAGCTCCAGCACCGTCGACTGCAAGATGAGCAGCAGATACGCCACGACGATGGTGACCAGCGAGCGCATCAGCGATACACCGACAAGCCCCGCGCCGGCGCCGACTGATGATGCGTCCCCGCGTCAGGATCCGGCGCCGGTGGCGGGGCTACCACCACCAGCACCTCCGACAGGCGCGCGAAGTCCACGTCGGGCGTGACCTCGACCTCCTGGTACATATTCACCGCGCCGGCGCCCACCTTGCTGATCTTGCCGATGGCCAGATCGCGCGGGAACGCGCCGCCCAAACCGCTGGTGACGACCTTGTCGCCCTCGTGAACCTGATCGCCGCGCACCAGATATTCGATGCTGCAGCGATAGCCGTTCTCGCCTTGCTTGCCGCGCAGGATGCCGCGGCCGCCGGTGCGCGGAACGAACACGTCAATCGCCGAACGCGGATCGACCAGCAGCATGATGTCCGCGGTTTGCCCGGCCACCCGGTTCACCCGGCCGACCACGCCCTCCGGCGTCAGCACGGGCATCCCGCGCCGAACCGTGCCCTCGCCGAGATCGATCTCCACGCGCGCCACCCGAAAGTACGGCGAGGCGTCGATGCTGATCACCCGCGCCGCCAGCGTCTCGGCCGGCGTCAGATCCTTGAGGCCCAGCAACCGTTGGTAGCGCCCGCTCTCGGCGGCCAGGCGGCGGGTCTCCAGCAGATCGGCGCGCAGGCGGCTGTTCTCGCGGCGCAGGTCATCGTTCTCGCCACGCACGTGGACCAAGTCGACGTAGCGGCCGGCCACCCCGCCCATGGCGCGCGCGATCGAAGACATCGCCGATTGGGCCGGCGAGACCACGCGCAGGATGCCCCGGTCCAGCGTCGACAGCTCGCCGGGATTCTTCGCCGACATGCGCAGCACGATCACCGCCAGCAACATCGTCGCCGCCACAATCGCGCTCTCGCGCACCCTTTTGCTGCTGCCGGTCATTGCGAACCCCCCAGCCTAACGTGCCTCAAAACAGAGTCCAACGAATGAAGCGCGTTTTTCTGCCTGGTCACTTCTCCCAAGGTGATCCCGTTGCGCGCGGGGCGAAGGTCAGCGACTCGACGAGAGGGCGGCTTTCGCGCGTTTGCGCTCCTCTGACGAGGAGCGCTCTTTAACGGATCGCCAAAAGGGCGCTCCGCCAGGAGCGCAAACGCGCGAAAGCTGCCGTTCAATCAAACTGCACCCTTCGCCCCGCGCGTAACGGGTTCGCTCTACTGCAAGGCAACTTCTCGCAGCAGGCTCAGTTCATCCAGAGCCTTGCCGGTTCCCAAGACCACCGCGCACTCGGGCGTGTCGGAGACCATCACCGGCAGTCCGGTCTCTTCACGCAGAAGCACGTCCAGGTTGCGCAGCTGCGCACCGCCGCCGGTCAGGACGATGCCGCGATCCACGATATCGGCGGCCAGTTCGGGCGGCGTGCGCTCGAGGACCGAACGGACGGCGTCAACGATCTGGTTGACCGGCTCGGAGAGCGCCTCGCGCACCTCGTCGCTGTTCATCACCAGCGTCTTGGGCACGCCGGCCACCAGATCGCGACCCTTGATCTCCATGGTCATGACCTCGTCGACACTGTAAGCGTTGCCGATCTGCTTCTTGATCGCCTCGGCGGTGCGCTCGCCAACCAGCAGGTTGTACTTGCGTTTGATGTACGCGACGATCGCCTCGTCCATCTTGTCGCCGGCCACGCGAATGGATTTGGCGACCACGATGCCGGCCAGCGAGATGACCGCCACTTCCGTCGTGCCGCCGCCGATGTCGACCACCATGTTGCCCGACGGCTCGGTGACCGGCAGGCCGGCGCCGATGGCGGCGGCCATGGGCTCTTCGATCAGATAGACCTCGCGCGCGCCGGCGGCCAGCGCGGAGTCACGCACGGCGCGCTTTTCCACCTCGGTGATGCCCGACGGCACGCCGATGATGATGCGCGGCTTGACCAGCGTGCGGCGGTTGTGCACCCGGGTGATGAAGTAGCGCAGCATCGCCTCGGTGACCTCGAAGTCGGCGATGACGCCATCCTTCATCGGGCGCACCGCCACGATGTTCCCCGGCGTGCGGCCCAGCATCTCTTTCGCTTCCTTGCCGACGGCCAGAACCTTCTTGGTCCCGTTGCCGGCGCGCTGGACCGCCACCACCGACGGCTCGTTCGAAACGATGCCCTTGCCGCGAACGAAGGTCAGGGTGTTCGCCGTACCCAGATCAATGGCCAGATCGTTTGAAAACAGCCCGTAGACCCAATCGAGCAGCATGGAAGGTTGGTTCCGCCCAGAAGGGCGCAGCCAGGTGTCCGCGCCGTCCCGATCAGATGGCCACTTTTATCACACCTCATTCAGCCCGGGTAGGGCCTTGGCCGCGCATTGTGATAGATTCCGCCCGCATTCGACGGCCCAGGCGCCGTTTTCTTTTTTGCCCGACGTCGTTTTCCATTTTCCCTCGCAATCCATTTTCGGGAGGCCTTCTTCATGCTCGAGCAGATGCGTAAGTCGTCGCAGTCGCTGCTCATCTATGTGCTGTTCGGGATCGTCATCGCCGTCTTCATCATCAACTTCGGTCCGCAGTCGCGTGGTGGCTGCGACGGACCGGCGTCGGTCGGCGATCAGTTCGCCGCGCGCGTCGGCGGCGACACGATCTCGGCCAGCGATTTTCGTTATGGCTTTCTGGTGCTGGGGGGCGCGCAGTACCCGGCCCAGATGGCCAAGCAGCAGCGGGTCAAAGAGACGGTGATGGACAAGCTGATCGAGCGCGAGCTTTTGGCCCAGGAGGCCGAGCAACTGGGCTACGCCGTCACCGAGGAAGAGGTCGAGGATCAGATCGCCGACTCGAAGATGATCGGCCTTGGCTATCCGCGCACCGTCGGGCGCCTGCAGAAGGACGGCAAGTTCAGCTACGACCTGTTCAAGAACTTCGTCCAGTTCGAGATGGGACTGACCCCGAAGAGCTTCATCGAGGAACAAAAGCGCGAGCTTCTGGCCTCACGCGTGCGCGATCTGCTGCGCGCCGGGGTGACGGTTTCGTCCGACGAGGTGAAGGCCGAGTTCGCGCGCAAGGGCAACCAGGTCAACCTCGAGTACGTGCGCTTCGCCCCGCATCGCTATGAGACGCAGGTGGCGCCCACCGATGCGGAGATCGCCGCCTACGCCAAGACCAACGAAGAAGCGTTGAAGAAAGACTACGAGGCGAAGAAGTTCGTCTATGAAAAGACGCCGAAAGAGCTGCACCTGCGCCAGATCCTGATCAAGGGCGGCGACGGTGAGGCCGGCAAGGCGGCCGAGAAGAAAGCCGACGCGATCGCCGCCCGCCTGAAGAAAGGCGAGTCCTTCGCCGACGTGGCCAGGCAAGTGTCGGAAGACCCGGCCAGCAAGGCCAAGGGCGGCGATCTGGGCTGGCGGCGCCTCGGCACCACCAACCTCACCGGCGACGGCGAGGCGAAGTTGTTGGCGGCCAAGACCGGCGACGTGGTCGGCCCCCTGAAGTCGAACGAAGGTTGGGTGCTGATGGTCTCGTCGGGCAGCCGCGAAGGCGACCTGTCTTTTGACCAGGTGAAGCTGGAATTGGCCGCCGACAAGCTGCGCGAACAGCAGACCAGCGCGCGCGCGAAAACCGACGCGCTGGCCGCCTTGACCAAGGCCAAAGCCGAACCGGGCAAGACGCTGAAGGATCTGTTTCCGGGCGCGGCCGACGCCAGCAAGACCGACACGGCCAAGGCGGATGCGGCCAAGAAGGAGAAGGCGGGCAAGCCGGGCGCCAAAGCTGGTGGGGCGACGGCGGAGGTCGCCGACGTGCCGGGCGCCGAAGAAACCGGGTTGTTCAGCCTGCGCGGCGGCCATGACGGCGCCATCGTCGAGGGCATCGGGGTATCGAATGACCTGGCCAAGGCGGCGTTCGCCCTGACCAGCGAGGCGCCGCTGGCCGGTCCGTTCGACGTGGCGGGCAGCGCGGTGATCGTGCGCTTGAAGGAGCGCAGGCAGGCGGACATGGGCGAGTTCGAGAAGAAGAAGCTCGAGCTTTTGCGCGACGCCGAGCTGACCAAGTGGATCGAGGTCCTGACCGATTGGACGCGCCTCAAGTGCAACGAGGCCAAGGCGGGCAAGCAGATCCAGGTCAACCGCGACATGCTTCGCTACGAGGACAGCAACGAGCCCCCGCCGTACGAGGCGTGCTCGGCGCGTAGATCGCTCGGTGGGTGACGCTCGCTGCGCGGTAGGGCTGGGCCCTGCCGCGGGCCCACCCGTGTTTCACAAGGTGGGCCGCGCGGGCGGAGCCCGCGCTCCTGGCTGAAATAGCGGCGCAGAAGACGGAATCGGAAACGGAGTCGGAGAGATTGGTGGAGATGACGAACGTTGACGAACAGCCGATTTCTCCCAAGGCGGTGGCGCCGAAGGGGCGGCCGACTTGGTTGGTGGTGTTGTCGTCGTTGACGTTGGCTTATGGCGGACTGTTGCTGGTGTCTGGGCTAAGTGCGCTGCAGGATCCGATCGCGGCGGCCCGGTTGCCGGTGACGCAGGCGATGGCTCCGGCCCAAGAGGTGTTGGCGCGGCAGCTGGCGGATACCGGCCTGCAGATCTTGACCGGGCACCTGCTGGGCATTCGGCTGCGGGCGGCGGGCTCGCTGGTGCTGGCGATGGCGCTGCTTTATGCGGCGGCGGCGGCGCTGTCGCGTGATCGACACGGGCGCACGGTGACCCTGCTGGCGGCCTGGTTGGGCATCATTTATCAAGTGGCCAGTCTGCCGGTGGTCATTCCCATCGCCCGCGATTACGCCGCCGCCACGGCCCCCCTGGTGGCCAGCGCGATGGCCGCGGACCCACCGACGGCCTCGTCGGACATCGGTCCGGTCGAGACACCCAAACCAGAAGCGGTGGCCAAGGTGATGCGCTCGGTGTTCGTCGGTATTCCCATCGCCACGGCGCTGGTGGGGATTTGCGGCTCGGTGTTGCTGCTGGTGTATTACGGCGGGCGGCGCGGCCGCGCGCTTTATGGGCTCCTGCCGCCTCGCTTGTAGGCAGCGACCACCGCGGCACCGCCAGCGCCGGCGGTTAAAGAGGCGCCTTACTCTGCTTGGAAGCGGCGGCTCTGGGTTAATATTTTCGTCCGTGGAGACCGCCGACTACCCACCCGTGCTGCTGTCTCAGCCCACGGCCCAGGGCGCGACCGCCGGCGGACCGGCGGCGCCGTTGCGCATGACCTTCGTCGACGGCGCAGGCGTGCTGACGCTGGAGCGGCACCCGCTGGGCGAGCTGGCCACGCTGCAGCGCCTGGAAGTGACCGTGCCCGACCTGCGCTTGCCCGCCGAGCTGACCGCCCCAGCGACGCGCTTTCGCAACCGGCGCGGACGATTTCGCAGCGCCACGTTGTCGCTTCGCCCGGCGCAGATCGTTCGTTATCTCGCGGGCTGCGATCTGGCGGCGGCCGGTCTCTCCGACGTCGCCGTGCGACTGGACGCCACCGGTCGCCTGCGCCTGGCCGCGCG
This region includes:
- a CDS encoding SurA N-terminal domain-containing protein; its protein translation is MLEQMRKSSQSLLIYVLFGIVIAVFIINFGPQSRGGCDGPASVGDQFAARVGGDTISASDFRYGFLVLGGAQYPAQMAKQQRVKETVMDKLIERELLAQEAEQLGYAVTEEEVEDQIADSKMIGLGYPRTVGRLQKDGKFSYDLFKNFVQFEMGLTPKSFIEEQKRELLASRVRDLLRAGVTVSSDEVKAEFARKGNQVNLEYVRFAPHRYETQVAPTDAEIAAYAKTNEEALKKDYEAKKFVYEKTPKELHLRQILIKGGDGEAGKAAEKKADAIAARLKKGESFADVARQVSEDPASKAKGGDLGWRRLGTTNLTGDGEAKLLAAKTGDVVGPLKSNEGWVLMVSSGSREGDLSFDQVKLELAADKLREQQTSARAKTDALAALTKAKAEPGKTLKDLFPGAADASKTDTAKADAAKKEKAGKPGAKAGGATAEVADVPGAEETGLFSLRGGHDGAIVEGIGVSNDLAKAAFALTSEAPLAGPFDVAGSAVIVRLKERRQADMGEFEKKKLELLRDAELTKWIEVLTDWTRLKCNEAKAGKQIQVNRDMLRYEDSNEPPPYEACSARRSLGG